The Helianthus annuus cultivar XRQ/B chromosome 11, HanXRQr2.0-SUNRISE, whole genome shotgun sequence region CAGCTGTAAAAGGTAAACCAGAAGAAGACTGACCAGAAGATGAACCCACAACAGCATTAGATTTACCTTTACCAGTTGTATTATTAGGTTTTTTCTTAAACCCTGGAGGATAACCtatgatttcaaaacatcttTCAACAGTGTGACCTAACATATTACAATGTGAACACTTTAGATTTGGGTTAGGTCCTCTTTGATTAGCTGTTCTTTTCCTAGGATCAACATTCTGACTTGGTTTAGACACAAAAGCCACATTTTGTGCCTGCCCTTTTGACCCATTACTTGAAAGCCTATGTGATTCCTCCCTAGAAACCACAGCAAATGCAACCTTGACAGATGGAAAGACTTCCCTGGTTAACAGGTTTGTTCTAACAGGTTGATATATGTCATCTAATCCCATTAGAAATTGCATTAACTTTATCAACATTGAAAAATCATTATAATCTTTTGCAGCTTTACAAGAACATGTGGGAAGTTTGAGCATAGCATCAAACTGTTTCCACATAGTGGTCAGCCTATAATAATAGTCTGCCACAGATGACCCATTTTGTGAAAtacaatttatttttttaaacaaatcatAAACCACAGACCCATCCACCTTGTCATAGGTTTCCCTTAAATCCTCCCAAACCTCAGAAGCAGTTGAAGAAAATACTTGACCCAAAAATAATTCTTCAGAAACAGAGTTTAAAAGCCAAGTTAAAACCACAGAATTACACCTATCCCACTGACTAGCTAGTACATGATCCTCTGTGGATCTTTCACATTTACCAGTTATAAAACCATATTTATTTTTAGCTTCTAAAGCCAATTTCATAGCACTAGACCAGATAGAATAGTTCTCTGTACCCTTCAACTTAATACTCACAATTGTCAACGCACTAGAATCACTAGGATGGAGATACAAAGGATCTCCAATATCTAACTTGCTTATTAAGGTCTGAGAAGTACTA contains the following coding sequences:
- the LOC118484208 gene encoding uncharacterized protein LOC118484208, which produces MGEPDPSPSTSQTLISKLDIGDPLYLHPSDSSALTIVSIKLKGTENYSIWSSAMKLALEAKNKYGFITGKCERSTEDHVLASQWDRCNSVVLTWLLNSVSEELFLGQVFSSTASEVWEDLRETYDKVDGSVVYDLFKKINCISQNGSSVADYYYRLTTMWKQFDAMLKLPTCSCKAAKDYNDFSMLIKLMQFLMGLDDIYQPVRTNLLTREVFPSVKVAFAVVSREESHRLSSNGSKGQAQNVAFVSKPSQNVTLLKDVLKS